A genomic region of Pogona vitticeps strain Pit_001003342236 chromosome 15, PviZW2.1, whole genome shotgun sequence contains the following coding sequences:
- the JTB gene encoding protein JTB: MGPGGRLAVAAFWGFLLGGPGLAEVAFENNGKNPVSVLGTTPCWRTGDFVVTVECGPCTSFQAKTMPECSVTGFVEQINCSASKKGEFKSCRSADMEARLFWKFEGAMLGAAALFALLVVCRQRVLDRKALEKVRKQIESI, from the exons ATGGGGCCGGGAGGGCGGCTGGCGGTGGCGGCGTTTTGGGGGTTCCTCTTGGGCGGCCCCGG GTTGGCAGAGGTGGCTTTCGAAAACAACGGGAAGAATCCAG TGAGCGTGCTGGGGACCACGCCGTGTTGGCGGACGGGCGACTTTGTGGTGACGGTGGAGTGCGGCCCCTGCACGAGCTTTCAGGCG AAAACGATGCCGGAATGCAGCGTGACTGGCTTTGTGGAGCAGATTAACTGCAGCGCTTCCAAGAAAGGCGAATTCAAGAG CTGCCGTTCCGCGGACATGGAAGCCCGGCTCTTCTGGAAGTTCGAGGGGGCGATGCTGGGGGCGGCAGCCCTCTTCGCCCTGCTGGTGGTCTGCCGCCAGCGGGTCCTCGACCGCAAGGCCCTGGAAAAAGTGCGCAAACAGATTGAATCCATCTGA